Proteins from a genomic interval of Acetobacterium woodii DSM 1030:
- a CDS encoding phage portal protein produces MFEKVKQFFNKSPTVSRMEMITEQGNGFFAWNGNLYHSDLVRSCIRPKVKAIGKLTAKHVRQTGKDFQVNPEVYMRFLLEEPNPYMTGQMLQEKLATQLQLNNNAFAYIVRDASEMPVAIYPIPATTVEAVYNKAGDLFLRCFLLNGKLVTFPYVDVIHLRQDFNTNDIFGESPQQALAPLMEIVNTTDQGIIKAIKNSAIVKWLLKFNTTLRPEDLKKETDQFTNTFLSIENSGGAASTDAKMDAIQVTPHDYVPNALQMDKTTQRIFSFFGTNEKIIQSRYNEDEWNAYYEAEIEPWALQASGEYTRKLFSRKQRGFGNSIMFESSNLQYASMSTKLALYQAVDRGSMTPNEWRKILGNLTPLTGGDEAIRRLDTQPVKEYTKVENGGE; encoded by the coding sequence TTGTTTGAAAAAGTAAAACAATTTTTTAATAAGAGTCCAACTGTTTCCAGAATGGAAATGATTACCGAACAGGGGAATGGGTTCTTTGCATGGAATGGGAATCTTTATCATTCTGACCTGGTGAGGTCGTGCATCCGGCCAAAGGTAAAAGCCATTGGTAAGCTGACCGCTAAACATGTCCGGCAAACCGGAAAGGATTTTCAGGTGAATCCGGAGGTTTACATGCGTTTTTTACTGGAGGAACCAAATCCTTACATGACCGGGCAGATGCTGCAGGAAAAGCTGGCCACGCAATTGCAGCTTAATAATAATGCTTTTGCTTATATTGTCAGGGATGCCAGTGAAATGCCGGTGGCGATTTATCCAATTCCGGCAACAACCGTGGAAGCGGTTTATAATAAAGCCGGGGATTTGTTTTTGCGCTGCTTTTTGCTTAATGGCAAACTGGTCACCTTCCCCTATGTGGATGTGATTCACCTGAGACAGGATTTTAACACCAATGATATTTTTGGGGAAAGCCCCCAGCAGGCGTTGGCTCCATTGATGGAAATTGTTAATACCACTGATCAGGGGATCATCAAGGCGATTAAAAATAGTGCGATCGTAAAATGGTTGCTTAAATTTAATACGACCCTGAGACCGGAGGATCTCAAGAAAGAGACTGATCAATTTACAAATACCTTTTTAAGTATCGAAAACTCTGGGGGAGCGGCATCAACCGATGCCAAGATGGATGCTATTCAGGTCACCCCCCATGATTATGTTCCCAATGCGCTACAGATGGATAAAACCACGCAGCGTATTTTTTCTTTTTTTGGTACCAATGAGAAGATCATTCAGAGCCGGTATAACGAGGATGAATGGAATGCTTATTATGAAGCTGAGATTGAGCCATGGGCTTTGCAGGCATCCGGAGAATACACCAGAAAATTATTTAGCCGGAAACAGCGGGGTTTTGGTAATTCGATTATGTTTGAATCCTCCAATCTGCAGTATGCCAGCATGAGCACTAAACTGGCATTGTACCAAGCGGTTGATCGGGGATCAATGACACCTAACGAGTGGCGTAAAATTTTAGGAAACTTGACCCCATTAACCGGTGGGGATGAAGCCATCCGGCGACTTGACACACAGCCGGTGAAAGAATACACAAAAGTTGAGAACGGAGGTGAATAA
- a CDS encoding chitobiase/beta-hexosaminidase C-terminal domain-containing protein, with protein sequence MGKVRTGYNPKTMENLHTGAGAFFKNFIVGTDTYESARLGGKLIGATQGGGEFKAAAEIRNIEIDGLPGKGKGTEIIDYIDVSMTMNFIETTPAILAMALGAADVDTTTNGTYDIITGRNAFEDGDYVDNITYIGTITGSEEPIIIQVFNALSTDGLNIKVEDKKEGVIPVTVYGHYEDTGEGTLDAPPYRIYYPKGSNVATPVASVKGGTYATSQTVSLTCATVGATIYYTTNGFEPTADDTAYSTEITVAADTILKAKAIKSGMADSATMTETYRIGE encoded by the coding sequence ATGGGAAAAGTACGAACAGGTTACAATCCGAAAACCATGGAGAATCTCCATACTGGTGCCGGTGCGTTTTTTAAAAATTTTATTGTCGGTACGGACACCTATGAATCTGCCCGACTTGGTGGAAAACTCATTGGAGCTACTCAGGGCGGTGGTGAGTTTAAGGCGGCTGCTGAGATTCGAAACATTGAGATTGATGGACTGCCCGGAAAAGGCAAGGGGACTGAGATCATTGATTATATTGATGTATCCATGACCATGAACTTTATTGAAACCACCCCGGCAATTTTAGCCATGGCTCTTGGTGCTGCTGATGTTGATACGACCACCAATGGCACCTATGACATTATCACCGGACGAAATGCCTTTGAGGATGGGGATTATGTGGATAACATCACCTATATTGGCACCATTACCGGCAGTGAGGAGCCCATTATTATTCAGGTCTTCAATGCACTGTCAACCGATGGGTTAAATATCAAGGTTGAGGATAAAAAAGAAGGGGTCATCCCCGTTACCGTCTATGGCCATTACGAGGACACTGGTGAAGGCACCCTGGATGCGCCACCTTATCGGATCTATTATCCAAAAGGATCTAATGTTGCTACTCCGGTTGCCAGCGTGAAGGGTGGAACCTATGCAACCAGCCAAACTGTCAGCTTAACATGTGCAACAGTGGGCGCAACGATTTATTACACAACCAACGGTTTTGAGCCAACGGCAGATGATACAGCTTACTCCACTGAAATTACTGTGGCAGCTGACACGATTTTAAAAGCAAAAGCAATCAAATCCGGTATGGCCGACAGTGCGACCATGACCGAAACTTACAGAATTGGAGAATAA
- a CDS encoding head maturation protease, ClpP-related — MPVEIEVRGTIVPDGDKWIYDYFEQPCTTAADIRNKIRSANGDVLEVSVNSPGGDIFVASEIYTALKDYNNVKIKVTGLAASAASVIAMAGYCEMSPTAQMMVHNVWTRQSGDYRDMDSASDSLKKANRSIANAYCVKSGMSMEAALKLMDETTWMTAHDARALGLVDKVLFNVDDEEGFYQNQLFNSVLKENAKAMYAAIPRLSPSVIAKMRESRGNAPEKNENQENKLKALVDQNLESAKAYLNYLKLKGDVKND, encoded by the coding sequence ATGCCTGTTGAAATTGAAGTAAGAGGGACGATTGTCCCGGATGGTGATAAGTGGATCTATGATTACTTTGAACAGCCCTGCACTACGGCAGCAGATATCCGTAATAAGATTCGGTCGGCTAATGGTGATGTACTGGAAGTTTCGGTGAATAGTCCCGGTGGTGATATTTTTGTTGCATCGGAAATTTATACGGCCCTTAAGGATTACAACAACGTGAAAATCAAGGTGACGGGTTTGGCGGCCAGTGCTGCCAGCGTGATTGCGATGGCCGGTTATTGTGAAATGAGTCCGACCGCCCAGATGATGGTCCATAATGTGTGGACGCGTCAGAGTGGGGATTACCGGGATATGGATTCCGCATCGGACAGCTTAAAGAAAGCCAATCGTTCCATTGCCAATGCCTATTGTGTTAAATCTGGCATGAGCATGGAGGCAGCGTTAAAGCTGATGGATGAGACCACATGGATGACTGCCCATGATGCCCGGGCGCTGGGGCTTGTGGATAAGGTGCTGTTTAATGTTGATGATGAAGAGGGATTCTATCAGAATCAATTATTTAATAGTGTTTTGAAAGAAAACGCCAAAGCCATGTACGCAGCGATCCCCCGGTTAAGCCCTAGTGTGATTGCCAAAATGCGGGAATCCCGGGGAAACGCTCCGGAGAAAAATGAAAATCAAGAAAACAAACTAAAAGCCCTTGTTGATCAGAATCTTGAATCAGCAAAGGCTTATTTAAATTATTTAAAACTGAAAGGTGATGTAAAAAATGACTAA
- a CDS encoding terminase large subunit: MSRAEFIEEYYDAIMSGDIVACYRIKQVYEKLMYDLKHQGLFVFDEDLANRPIEFIETFCKQSQGVLGEPLKLMLFQKAKYQAIYGFVDKNTRFRKYREVLDIRGRKNGKTTELAATSIEMTVADGESGAENYFIATKQEQSSKGFNEAWNMIKQDQSLSRHIRKRKSDLFFDANFSFIKALASNVNGLDGLNSHCVIIDELAAIKNRDLYDLMIQSTSSRDQPLLTCISTNGFVRECIFDSQYEYACKVLDGKVVDDTFLPFIYELDDRDEWDKEECWIKANPGLGVIKKIEVLRGFVNKAKEDPAFKATVMVKDFCATENAATAWLRWEELYNPEKFEAKEMGFRYGIGSFDLAETTDLAAAKVVCKRRDDDKDYYLSMYWLPEENLNNKELLDQVPYLLWEKQGLLRVCPGNRINPYAILEWFIEVQDVYDIYIPWIGYDPWHVDASLLMAFQNHFGKNAMISVRQGSYTLSMPMKELKAELIAKQSVYNDHPIDKWCLKNLEVKVDINGNIQPVKGVSQTQKIDGAVAMIIVKVILRDKMAEYLNMI; this comes from the coding sequence ATGAGCCGAGCAGAATTTATTGAGGAATATTACGATGCCATCATGTCCGGCGATATTGTTGCCTGCTATCGGATCAAACAGGTTTATGAAAAGCTGATGTATGATCTCAAACACCAAGGGCTATTCGTTTTTGATGAAGATCTGGCTAACCGCCCGATTGAATTTATTGAGACTTTCTGTAAGCAGTCCCAGGGTGTATTGGGTGAGCCATTAAAGTTGATGCTTTTTCAAAAAGCTAAATACCAGGCAATTTATGGATTTGTTGATAAAAATACCCGCTTTAGAAAATACCGGGAAGTATTGGATATCCGGGGCCGGAAAAACGGCAAGACAACCGAGCTTGCAGCAACAAGCATCGAAATGACGGTGGCTGATGGTGAAAGCGGCGCTGAGAATTATTTCATTGCGACCAAGCAGGAACAATCATCGAAGGGGTTTAATGAAGCCTGGAACATGATTAAGCAAGATCAGTCATTGTCCAGACATATCAGAAAACGAAAATCCGACTTATTCTTTGATGCCAACTTCTCTTTTATTAAAGCTTTGGCCAGTAATGTAAATGGATTGGATGGCTTGAATTCGCACTGCGTTATTATCGATGAGTTGGCAGCCATTAAGAACCGTGATCTCTATGATCTGATGATCCAATCAACGTCTTCCCGGGATCAGCCGCTTTTAACCTGTATCTCGACCAATGGTTTTGTGCGTGAGTGCATTTTTGACAGTCAGTATGAGTATGCCTGTAAGGTGCTGGATGGCAAGGTAGTTGATGATACATTTTTGCCATTTATCTATGAGCTGGATGACCGGGACGAATGGGATAAAGAAGAATGCTGGATTAAAGCAAACCCGGGGCTTGGTGTTATCAAGAAAATCGAAGTTCTTCGGGGTTTTGTGAATAAGGCTAAAGAAGATCCGGCGTTTAAAGCCACAGTCATGGTTAAAGATTTTTGCGCGACAGAAAACGCTGCTACCGCATGGCTCCGCTGGGAAGAACTGTATAACCCGGAAAAATTCGAAGCGAAAGAAATGGGCTTTCGGTATGGCATTGGTAGTTTTGATTTAGCTGAAACAACAGACCTTGCAGCAGCAAAAGTTGTCTGCAAAAGAAGGGATGATGATAAAGACTATTATCTGTCGATGTACTGGCTGCCGGAAGAAAATTTGAATAATAAAGAATTATTGGATCAGGTGCCATACCTGTTATGGGAAAAGCAGGGATTGCTGAGAGTTTGCCCGGGGAACCGGATTAACCCCTATGCGATTTTAGAATGGTTTATTGAAGTCCAAGATGTGTATGACATTTATATTCCCTGGATTGGTTACGATCCCTGGCATGTGGATGCCAGTTTATTGATGGCTTTTCAAAATCACTTTGGTAAAAATGCAATGATCTCAGTTCGGCAGGGGTCTTATACCTTATCCATGCCGATGAAGGAGCTTAAGGCTGAGCTGATCGCCAAGCAGTCAGTTTATAATGACCATCCGATTGATAAGTGGTGTCTTAAGAATCTGGAAGTGAAGGTGGATATCAATGGGAATATTCAACCAGTTAAGGGTGTGTCGCAAACACAGAAAATTGATGGGGCTGTGGCCATGATTATTGTTAAGGTCATCCTTCGGGATAAAATGGCCGAATATTTAAATATGATTTAG
- a CDS encoding HNH endonuclease, with protein sequence MAGIFAKQIYNSKRWITKREYIFSKNFGICERCGRPGEEVHHKIYLTPENIHDPGIVYGEDNLELLCRDCHFDEHRKTNPLSNNFRKRVRLTNNGMYFDDEGNPQPVKRWLVCGAPASGKTTYVLDHMDHGDLVIDFNQVGQALSLRGKDEVPDNLTETVAGVIDYLYRLIIDGKIDARNIWIVASLPKDKERDLIAGRLNAVIVSIDTDIESCIANIMNDAECNDKELKKEILKNYFRNRKA encoded by the coding sequence ATGGCAGGCATATTTGCAAAGCAGATCTATAACTCTAAACGTTGGATCACTAAAAGAGAATATATCTTTTCTAAGAACTTTGGTATCTGTGAAAGGTGTGGAAGACCAGGTGAAGAAGTGCATCATAAGATTTATCTGACGCCTGAGAATATCCATGATCCTGGAATAGTTTATGGTGAGGATAACCTTGAGCTGTTATGCCGTGACTGTCACTTCGATGAACATCGTAAGACTAATCCATTATCAAATAACTTTAGGAAAAGGGTGAGGCTTACGAACAACGGTATGTACTTTGATGATGAGGGGAATCCTCAGCCGGTTAAGCGTTGGTTAGTCTGTGGTGCTCCAGCATCTGGGAAGACAACATATGTACTGGATCATATGGATCATGGTGATCTGGTCATTGACTTCAACCAGGTTGGTCAGGCCTTGAGCCTACGTGGTAAGGATGAAGTGCCGGACAATCTTACTGAGACTGTTGCCGGTGTGATTGATTATCTGTATCGCTTAATCATTGATGGCAAGATCGATGCAAGAAACATTTGGATCGTTGCTTCATTGCCAAAGGATAAAGAGCGTGACTTAATTGCTGGGCGATTGAATGCAGTCATCGTTTCAATTGATACTGATATTGAATCTTGTATTGCAAACATAATGAACGATGCTGAGTGCAATGATAAGGAATTAAAAAAAGAAATTCTGAAAAATTATTTTAGAAATCGCAAAGCATAG
- a CDS encoding phage major capsid protein, whose protein sequence is MTKEQYLKMRNELLAEVDGLINSGDVENANAKMAEVTALDNQFEAERTAQANAAALRGAPVVNIETQSVVNQGIEFGQVLASFGETTTETELHERAFYNFLVNKPSTQEEKAVFDRINTDYRNAVQTATDHQVVIPETVTAKIWQEIADAHPVLQDIFKTFVPGDLTLIKDDDSITDAEWIDEATSAEGDDVGFGTVELTGCELPKAVDVSWKIKKMAMGDFLNYIARKIAEKMGNAIAKSVFTGKGKPGESDTFKAQPKGVVTALNAEAGTPQVITFATADPLTYKKITSALAKIKSGYLGSGAAIYADNATIWNELANVLNEMGNPYFVPDPTGAGVGRMFGLPVKEEAAAEGNILIGNYGRGYAMNVNQDITLYQEDHIKARTTTYMSYSIIDGDVVTNKAFALIKKV, encoded by the coding sequence ATGACTAAAGAACAGTATTTGAAAATGAGAAACGAATTGTTGGCAGAGGTCGATGGATTGATTAATAGTGGCGATGTGGAAAATGCCAATGCGAAAATGGCCGAGGTTACGGCTCTGGATAACCAGTTTGAAGCCGAGCGAACGGCCCAGGCGAATGCTGCAGCCTTGCGAGGGGCGCCGGTGGTAAATATCGAAACACAGTCAGTTGTTAATCAAGGGATTGAATTTGGACAAGTACTTGCAAGTTTTGGTGAAACAACGACCGAAACAGAGTTGCATGAACGAGCCTTTTATAATTTTCTGGTAAACAAACCTTCAACACAGGAGGAAAAAGCGGTATTCGACCGGATCAATACCGATTATCGAAATGCCGTTCAAACTGCCACCGATCATCAGGTGGTGATTCCCGAAACCGTAACCGCTAAAATCTGGCAGGAAATTGCCGATGCTCACCCTGTATTGCAGGATATTTTTAAAACCTTTGTCCCCGGCGATCTTACGCTGATTAAAGACGATGATAGCATTACCGATGCTGAATGGATTGATGAAGCAACCTCGGCAGAGGGAGATGATGTTGGTTTTGGAACGGTTGAGTTAACGGGTTGCGAACTTCCGAAAGCCGTTGATGTATCATGGAAGATTAAGAAAATGGCCATGGGTGATTTCTTAAATTATATTGCCAGAAAAATTGCTGAAAAAATGGGGAATGCCATTGCTAAATCTGTTTTTACCGGAAAAGGAAAACCAGGCGAAAGCGATACCTTTAAAGCTCAGCCTAAAGGTGTGGTAACAGCTTTGAATGCAGAAGCAGGAACGCCACAGGTTATTACCTTTGCGACGGCTGATCCCCTGACCTATAAAAAGATTACATCGGCTTTGGCAAAAATTAAAAGTGGGTATCTGGGAAGTGGGGCAGCCATTTACGCCGATAATGCCACAATCTGGAATGAGCTGGCCAATGTTTTAAATGAAATGGGAAATCCTTATTTTGTTCCCGATCCTACTGGTGCCGGTGTTGGTCGTATGTTTGGCTTGCCGGTAAAAGAAGAAGCGGCGGCCGAAGGAAATATTCTCATTGGTAATTATGGCCGAGGTTATGCCATGAACGTTAATCAGGATATTACCTTATATCAGGAAGATCATATTAAGGCCAGAACAACCACCTACATGAGCTATTCAATTATTGATGGTGATGTGGTGACAAATAAGGCATTTGCGCTTATCAAAAAGGTATAG
- a CDS encoding tyrosine-type recombinase/integrase: MRKQPSKPIKKTQDVLDMQDYLKAASNRTVEGRRNYILFLIGITTGYRAGDLVGLKVRDAREAIRHGYFLIQEGKKYNSKNIRKKNRKPRQAEIIPKVAKELKCYIKDKRDYEWLFPSRKGGAIGVQAISNILKDAAAYFGIKGITAHSMRKTYAYKIYMDSGKDVVAVKELLGHSSIEETKLYLGLDQEKYHEYTKALADFVR; encoded by the coding sequence GTGAGAAAACAACCGTCAAAACCAATCAAGAAAACCCAGGACGTTCTGGATATGCAAGATTATTTAAAAGCGGCATCTAACAGAACGGTTGAGGGTAGACGTAATTACATTTTATTTTTAATCGGCATCACAACCGGCTATCGTGCCGGTGATTTAGTTGGTCTTAAGGTTCGTGATGCCAGGGAAGCGATCCGGCATGGGTACTTCCTGATTCAGGAAGGGAAGAAATATAATTCTAAGAACATCCGAAAGAAAAACCGGAAACCCCGGCAGGCTGAGATTATTCCCAAGGTAGCCAAGGAGTTGAAATGTTACATCAAAGATAAGCGGGATTATGAATGGCTGTTTCCATCTAGGAAGGGTGGAGCCATTGGCGTTCAGGCAATCAGCAATATTTTGAAAGACGCTGCTGCTTATTTTGGGATCAAAGGGATCACGGCGCACAGCATGCGTAAAACCTATGCTTACAAGATTTACATGGACAGCGGAAAGGATGTTGTGGCAGTCAAAGAGCTGCTGGGACATTCGAGCATTGAAGAGACAAAACTATATTTAGGACTGGATCAAGAGAAGTATCACGAGTACACAAAGGCATTAGCTGACTTTGTACGGTGA
- a CDS encoding head-tail connector protein — MIESIRNALRIKNIVFDEEITDLIEACKLDLSISGVKIIDDTDPLIKQAVKTYVKANFGLDNKDGEKYMESYEAIKRHLALCGDYNVEPIEVIVLPEEGV, encoded by the coding sequence ATGATTGAATCAATCAGAAATGCCTTACGGATTAAAAATATTGTTTTCGATGAAGAAATAACCGATCTAATTGAAGCCTGTAAGCTGGATCTTTCCATATCCGGGGTGAAAATCATCGACGATACCGACCCGTTGATTAAGCAGGCGGTTAAGACCTACGTAAAAGCCAATTTCGGCCTTGATAACAAAGACGGTGAAAAATATATGGAAAGCTACGAAGCCATTAAACGGCATCTGGCTTTGTGTGGTGACTATAATGTGGAACCTATCGAAGTGATTGTTTTACCGGAAGAGGGTGTGTAA
- a CDS encoding phage tail tape measure protein encodes MAFEIFKLFGSIFVDTSEANNEMDLAGNNAEILGKKFGAVADKADSIRNGLNSAGEGFSKYVTAPIVALGAASVVAFNAVDDGMDVMIKATGATGDAAGDLEKVFKNVSGSVIGSFDDVGGAIGEVNTRFGTTGDGLESMSKDFLKFAEITGVDATQGVQLVSRAMSDAGIDTADYKTILDQLSAASQASGISVESLTENLTKYGAPMRALGFDTQESIAIFAGWEKAGVNTEIAFSGMKKAISNWAAAGKDPREEFKKTLKAIEETPDIASATTMAIETFGQKAGPDLADAIKGGRFSYEEFLAVVENSDGTLDGTYDELLDGGAKFEMSMQNIQESLAGLGETIMNVLAPMMETAAEKIQGVADWFDSLDEGQQEFIVKIGMVAAAIGPVLLILGGLAGAVSNVAGLFATGGMLNGALGTASASFGLGAEGAVGMGSSLAALTGPVAIVVAAIAGFIAILVGAWQNSETFRKSAEMAFNSVSVHAFEAFSRISEALAPAKEAFQGFIDGIGPVLGQIGDFIGNQIIPIVKDFINGFIDGFANIIVAIAPFIEAIGNLLSFISNFVGMVFALLNGDWASAWEFAKAMGQNAVDFLANVFQGLYNWVSLIFQSILDFIKGIWDGIVQHTTDTWNGVVTFLENAWKTIYDNTIGKITEMAKGVAAKWEETKSDTQTKWANIRDDLASKVGEIYSKVTSKIKETADDVASKWQTSKDDSQTKWAAIRDDLAQKAGEIFLNVTDKAREIVEDLPEKWQEIKETAGKKWQEVKDNIISKIQNLPTDLKNIASDMLNQMVAGIQETAGNVYGAVTSLVNDVITKFKEGFGIHSPARVMLEIGKYIVQGLINGLNGDNLMAFVNNMVEDIKSAFANGNFNLKAAIDFVGSGAAEFFKSIGIGGSDFGSLVAPVNGSITSWFGNRDDVGDVGSKYHQGIDIGVPEGTPVGSAGAGTVIQAGWNGGYGNSITIDHGNGLETLYGHLSEVLVNVGDLVAQLQTIGLSGNTGNSTGPHLHFSVIKDGEQVDPASIFGYASGTNYATAGLHWVGEKGPELVNFKGGERVYDAETSELLARGNVTMKVTINSPTALSPAKTAKLLKRSVQELLMT; translated from the coding sequence ATGGCGTTTGAGATCTTTAAACTGTTTGGTTCGATTTTTGTTGATACGAGCGAAGCCAATAATGAAATGGATCTGGCCGGAAATAATGCCGAGATCTTAGGTAAAAAGTTCGGGGCCGTGGCTGATAAGGCTGACAGTATCCGGAATGGATTAAATTCAGCGGGAGAAGGGTTTTCAAAATATGTGACCGCTCCGATTGTTGCTTTAGGGGCTGCCAGTGTGGTGGCCTTTAATGCGGTTGATGATGGCATGGACGTTATGATTAAGGCTACCGGAGCCACCGGCGATGCTGCCGGCGATTTAGAAAAAGTATTCAAAAATGTTTCGGGGTCAGTCATCGGTAGTTTTGACGATGTCGGTGGAGCGATTGGGGAGGTTAATACCCGCTTTGGAACCACTGGCGATGGCCTGGAAAGTATGAGTAAAGACTTTCTAAAATTTGCTGAGATTACCGGAGTGGATGCCACCCAAGGAGTCCAGCTTGTTTCCCGGGCAATGAGCGACGCAGGGATTGATACAGCCGATTATAAAACAATCCTTGATCAATTATCAGCTGCCAGTCAAGCATCTGGAATTTCGGTTGAATCACTGACTGAGAATCTGACCAAATATGGTGCTCCAATGCGAGCGTTGGGTTTTGATACTCAGGAATCTATAGCGATTTTTGCTGGATGGGAAAAGGCTGGGGTTAATACCGAGATCGCTTTTAGCGGAATGAAGAAAGCCATTTCCAATTGGGCTGCAGCGGGTAAAGATCCCCGGGAAGAATTTAAAAAGACGCTAAAAGCCATTGAAGAAACGCCGGATATTGCCAGCGCAACGACGATGGCCATTGAGACATTTGGTCAAAAGGCGGGACCTGATTTAGCCGATGCCATCAAAGGTGGTCGGTTCTCTTATGAGGAGTTTTTAGCAGTCGTTGAAAATTCTGATGGAACCTTAGACGGAACTTATGATGAGCTGCTGGATGGTGGCGCAAAGTTTGAAATGTCGATGCAAAACATTCAGGAATCCTTGGCTGGGCTTGGCGAAACCATTATGAATGTGCTGGCTCCGATGATGGAGACAGCAGCGGAAAAAATACAAGGTGTGGCGGATTGGTTTGACAGCTTAGATGAGGGACAACAGGAGTTTATTGTAAAAATCGGGATGGTAGCAGCAGCTATTGGCCCGGTTTTATTAATTTTAGGCGGTTTAGCTGGGGCGGTGTCCAACGTTGCCGGACTATTTGCCACCGGGGGTATGCTTAACGGAGCCTTGGGAACAGCATCAGCATCCTTTGGCCTTGGTGCCGAGGGGGCTGTGGGAATGGGTTCTTCTTTGGCGGCGTTAACGGGTCCGGTGGCGATTGTTGTGGCGGCTATTGCTGGTTTTATTGCGATACTGGTCGGCGCATGGCAGAATTCAGAGACGTTTAGAAAATCGGCAGAAATGGCATTTAACTCCGTAAGCGTCCATGCATTTGAAGCGTTTAGTCGCATTTCTGAGGCGTTAGCTCCGGCTAAAGAGGCGTTCCAGGGTTTTATTGATGGGATCGGCCCGGTGCTTGGACAGATCGGTGATTTCATAGGGAATCAGATAATACCAATCGTTAAAGATTTTATTAATGGTTTTATCGACGGCTTTGCGAACATTATTGTGGCCATTGCGCCATTTATTGAAGCTATCGGTAATCTGCTCAGTTTCATCAGTAATTTTGTCGGCATGGTCTTTGCCCTGCTAAATGGAGATTGGGCATCAGCCTGGGAATTTGCCAAGGCTATGGGACAGAATGCGGTTGATTTTCTAGCTAATGTTTTTCAAGGGCTTTACAATTGGGTGAGCCTGATATTTCAAAGTATCTTGGATTTTATAAAAGGTATTTGGGATGGCATTGTACAGCATACAACCGATACCTGGAATGGGGTTGTAACCTTCCTTGAGAATGCCTGGAAAACGATCTATGACAACACGATTGGGAAGATAACCGAGATGGCAAAGGGTGTTGCTGCTAAATGGGAAGAAACAAAAAGTGATACTCAGACGAAATGGGCGAACATCCGGGATGATCTGGCCAGTAAGGTTGGTGAAATTTATTCAAAGGTTACCAGTAAAATAAAAGAAACCGCTGATGATGTGGCATCCAAATGGCAAACCAGCAAAGATGATTCTCAAACGAAGTGGGCAGCGATCAGGGATGATCTGGCTCAAAAGGCTGGTGAAATTTTCCTGAATGTTACTGATAAAGCAAGGGAAATTGTTGAAGACTTGCCCGAGAAATGGCAAGAAATAAAAGAGACTGCCGGGAAAAAATGGCAGGAAGTCAAAGACAACATCATTTCAAAAATTCAAAATTTACCGACCGACCTGAAAAACATTGCTAGCGACATGTTAAATCAAATGGTTGCGGGAATTCAGGAAACTGCTGGAAATGTTTATGGAGCTGTAACCAGTCTTGTCAACGATGTTATCACCAAGTTTAAAGAAGGCTTCGGAATTCACTCACCTGCCAGGGTCATGCTTGAAATTGGAAAATATATCGTCCAAGGTCTTATTAACGGCCTGAACGGTGATAATTTGATGGCGTTTGTCAACAACATGGTTGAAGATATCAAATCAGCATTTGCCAATGGAAATTTCAATTTAAAAGCTGCTATTGACTTCGTTGGTAGCGGTGCAGCAGAATTCTTCAAGAGCATTGGTATTGGCGGTTCTGATTTTGGTAGTTTGGTAGCTCCAGTAAACGGAAGTATCACCTCATGGTTCGGCAATCGTGATGATGTTGGAGATGTCGGTTCAAAATATCATCAAGGGATTGATATCGGCGTGCCAGAAGGAACGCCTGTTGGCTCCGCCGGAGCTGGGACAGTAATTCAAGCCGGTTGGAATGGAGGTTATGGAAATTCAATAACCATAGACCACGGTAATGGTCTTGAAACACTTTATGGGCATCTCTCCGAGGTGCTTGTAAATGTTGGTGACTTAGTCGCCCAGCTGCAGACGATTGGTCTTTCCGGAAATACCGGAAATAGCACTGGCCCCCATTTGCATTTCTCCGTTATTAAAGATGGTGAGCAGGTAGATCCGGCCAGTATCTTCGGATATGCATCTGGAACCAATTATGCTACTGCAGGTTTACATTGGGTCGGAGAAAAAGGCCCAGAGCTGGTTAATTTTAAAGGTGGCGAAAGGGTTTACGATGCTGAAACAAGCGAGCTGCTTGCAAGAGGCAATGTGACCATGAAGGTCACCATTAACAGCCCAACGGCTTTATCGCCTGCCAAAACGGCTAAGCTGTTAAAGCGGTCAGTGCAGGAATTATTAATGACTTAG